Proteins from a genomic interval of Triplophysa dalaica isolate WHDGS20190420 chromosome 13, ASM1584641v1, whole genome shotgun sequence:
- the gorab gene encoding RAB6-interacting golgin, which translates to MAAWGGFSEEELRRMQHSSDHSNQAVTLGSGRRPAPTNRSRQQLQRERALKMAAKQKEGIDSLPPEQQLFKPPEPPAASHHAPLKSQEEPKALDSEPVKHESKPVRHESETIAEAPTPVIVKELDKQEVELRDKNRLQQLQWEQRAMEEKNKKRKALLTKCIAEKSKQTQAEAVKLKKIQRELQALDDSVSSDIGILRKLIEQSSMDYSLAWKRFEKAEVEYVAAKMDLHKKTEAKEQLTEHLCAIIQQNELRKACKLEELMLKLELNAEEVPNLEETTQEKKESEDNSQSIAENGPTEGIEGRTEVDGSSLSKDSSITDPKISQDNQEIRATDVSTDGPS; encoded by the exons ATGGCTGCGTGGGGTGGATTTTCAGAGGAAGAACTGCGAAGAATGCAGCACAGCAGCGATCACT CAAACCAGGCTGTCACGTTAGGTAGTGGCCGCAGACCCGCTCCCACCAACCGGAGCAGGCAGCAGCTACAGCGGGAGAGGGCTTTAAAGATGGCCGCTAAGCAAAAGGAGGGTATCGACTCTTTGCCACCTGAACAACAGCTTTTCAAGCCCCCGGAACCACCTGCTGCCAGTCACCATGCTCCTTTAAAATCACAGGAGGAACCCAAAGCGTTGGACTCAGAACCGGTTAAGCATGAATCCAAACCAGTTAGGCATGAATCAGAAACGATTGCAGAGGCACCAACACCAGTCATTGTCAAAGAGCTGGACAAACAGGAAGTGGAATT gCGGGATAAGAACCGTCTACAGCAGTTGCAATGGGAACAACGAGCAATGGAAGAGAAGAATAAGAAGAGAAAAGCTCTCCTCACCAAGTGCATTGCTGAAAA gtccaaacaaacacaagctgAAGCTGTGAAACTGAAGAAGATCCAGAGAGAACTTCAGGCACTTGATGATTCCGTGTCAAGTGATATTGGGATTCTAAGAAAGCTGATAGAGCAATCCAGCATGGATTATTCTCTGGCATG GAAGCGTTTTGAGAAGGCTGAAGTCGAGTATGTTGCTGCTAAAATGGACTTGCACAAGAAGACTGAGGCAAAGGAGCAGCTCACAGAGCACCTGTGTGCGATCATTCAGCAGAACGAGCTACGCAAAGCCTGCAAACTGGAGGAGCTGATGCTAAAGCTGGAGCTTAATGCTGAAGAAGTCCCCAACCTGGAGGAAACGACACAAGAGAAGAAGGAGAGTGAGGACAACTCGCAGTCTATTGCTGAAAATGGTCCTACAGAAGGCATTGAGGGTCGCACAGAGGTGGATGGTTCAAGTTTAAGCAAAGACAGTTCTATTACAGACCCAAAGATTAGCCAAGACAATCAGGAGATCAGAGCAACAGATGTTTCTACAGATGGCCCAAGCTAG